One Perognathus longimembris pacificus isolate PPM17 chromosome 2, ASM2315922v1, whole genome shotgun sequence DNA segment encodes these proteins:
- the Slc18a3 gene encoding vesicular acetylcholine transporter, whose product MEPTAPAGQARAAAAKLSEAVGAALQEPQQQRRLVLVIVCVALLLDNMLYMVIVPIVPDYIAHMRGGSESPTSEVWEPTPPPRTPANASAYWANASASPTGTGPARSILRPRYPTESEDVKIGVLFASKAILQLLVNPLSGPFIDRMSYDVPLLIGLGVMFASTVLFAFAEDYATLFAARSLQGLGSAFADTSGIAMIADKYPEEPERSRALGVALAFISFGSLVAPPFGGILYEFAGKRVPFLVLAAVSLFDALLLLAVAKPFSAAARARANLPVGTPIHRLMVDPYIAVVAGALTTCNIPLAFLEPTIATWMRHTMAASEWEMGMVWLPAFVPHVLGVYLTVRLAARYPHLQWLYGALGLVVIGASSCLVPACSSFAPLVVSLCGLCFGIALVDTALLPTLAFLVDVRHVSVYGSVYAIADISYSVAYALGPIVAGHIVHSLGFEQLSLGMGLANLLYAPVLLLLRNVGLLTRSRSERDVLLDEPPQGLYDAVRLRERSTPGPDADACSPPGPLDGCEEDYNYYYTRS is encoded by the coding sequence ATGGAACCCACGGCACCGGCGGGTCAGGCCCGGGCGGCGGCAGCCAAGCTGTCGGAAGCGGTGGGCGCGGCGTTGCAAGAGCCACAGCAGCAGCGGCGCTTGGTGTTGGTCATCGTGTGCGTGGCCCTGTTGTTGGACAACATGTTGTACATGGTCATCGTGCCCATCGTGCCCGATTACATCGCCCATATGCGCGGGGGCAGCGAGAGCCCGACCTCCGAGGTGTGGGAGCCCACTCCGCCACCGCGCACCCCAGCGAATGCCAGCGCCTACTGGGCCAACGCCTCAGCATCCCCGACGGGCACCGGGCCTGCCCGGTCAATCCTGAGGCCCCGCTACCCCACGGAGAGCGAAGACGTGAAGATCGGAGTGCTGTTTGCCTCCAAGGCCATCCTGCAGCTACTGGTGAACCCCTTGAGCGGGCCCTTCATCGACCGCATGAGCTACGATGTGCCGCTGCTGATCGGGCTGGGCGTCATGTTCGCTTCCACCGTGCTGTTCGCCTTCGCCGAAGACTACGCCACGCTGTTCGCGGCGCGCAGCCTCCAGGGCCTGGGCTCGGCCTTCGCGGACACGTCCGGCATTGCCATGATCGCTGACAAGTATCCGGAGGAGCCGGAGCGCAGTCGCGCGCTGGGCGTGGCGCTGGCCTTCATCAGCTTCGGGAGTCTGGTGGCGCCGCCCTTCGGGGGCATCCTCTATGAATTCGCGGGCAAACGCGTGCCCTTCCTGGTGCTAGCCGCCGTGTCCCTCTTCGAcgcgctgctgctgctggcggTGGCCAAGCCCTTCTCGGCCGCCGCGCGCGCGCGGGCCAACCTACCGGTGGGAACGCCCATCCACCGCCTCATGGTAGACCCGTACATTGCAGTGGTAGCGGGAGCGCTGACCACCTGCAACATTCCCCTCGCCTTCCTCGAGCCCACGATTGCCACGTGGATGCGACACACGATGGCGGCGTCCGAGTGGGAAATGGGCATGGTCTGGCTGCCGGCCTTCGTGCCGCACGTGCTGGGAGTCTACCTCACAGTGCGCCTGGCTGCGCGGTACCCACACCTACAGTGGTTGTACGGGGCGCTAGGCCTGGTGGTGATCGGGGCCAGCTCGTGCCTCGTGCCCGCCTGCAGCTCTTTTGCCCCGCTGGTGGTCTCCCTCTGTGGCCTCTGCTTCGGCATCGCGCTGGTCGACACTGCGCTGCTACCCACACTCGCCTTCCTGGTGGACGTGCGCCACGTCTCGGTCTATGGCAGCGTGTATGCCATCGCTGACATCTCCTATTCCGTGGCCTACGCGCTTGGGCCCATAGTGGCGGGCCATATCGTGCATTCGCTTGGCTTTGAGCAGCTCAGCCTTGGCATGGGTTTAGCCAACCTGCTCTATGCACCGGTCCTGCTGCTCCTTCGTAATGTGGGCCTCCTGACGCGCTCCCGCTCCGAGCGGGACGTGCTGCTGGACGAACCGCCACAGGGTCTCTACGACGCCGTGCGCCTAAGAGAGCGGTCCACGCCCGGCCCCGACGCTGACGCTTGCAGCCCTCCTGGCCCTTTGGATGGGTGCGAGGAAGACTACAACTACTACTATACCCGCAGCTAG